In Irregularibacter muris, the following are encoded in one genomic region:
- a CDS encoding carbon-nitrogen hydrolase family protein, with translation MKNLKVALLQILPENDLDGNLQKGLEYCKKSKEMGADIALFPEMWSVGYNIPEDIDELKTSAVSANSEFVNSFGKLAKELNMAIGITFLEKYDPLPRNTFVLFDGFGNNVLTYAKVHTCDFGDECRLTPGDHFNVANLDTEHGVVKVGAMICYDREFPESARILMLKGAEIILVPNACPMEINRISQLRGRAYENMVGIATVNYPKGKPDCNGHSTAFDGIAYRPSESGSRDTLIIEAGEGEGIYMADFPIDEIREYRSWEVHGNAYRRPQKYQLLTSKNIKEPFVRQDYRE, from the coding sequence GTGAAAAATCTGAAAGTGGCTTTATTGCAGATTCTTCCCGAAAATGATTTAGATGGGAATTTACAAAAGGGATTGGAGTACTGTAAAAAATCAAAAGAAATGGGTGCCGATATTGCATTGTTTCCTGAAATGTGGAGTGTTGGCTATAATATTCCAGAAGATATTGATGAATTGAAAACAAGTGCTGTATCTGCTAATAGTGAATTTGTAAATTCATTTGGAAAACTTGCTAAAGAACTTAATATGGCCATCGGAATAACTTTCCTTGAGAAATATGATCCATTGCCTAGGAACACTTTCGTTTTATTTGATGGTTTTGGAAATAATGTACTTACCTATGCAAAGGTGCACACCTGTGACTTTGGAGATGAATGTAGATTGACACCAGGTGATCACTTTAATGTTGCTAACTTAGATACTGAACATGGGGTTGTAAAAGTAGGTGCAATGATTTGCTATGATAGAGAATTTCCAGAAAGTGCGAGAATTCTTATGCTAAAAGGGGCTGAAATTATTTTAGTACCTAATGCATGTCCTATGGAAATAAACCGTATTTCACAGTTAAGAGGGAGAGCCTATGAAAATATGGTTGGGATTGCAACTGTTAATTATCCAAAAGGTAAACCGGATTGTAACGGTCATTCTACTGCATTTGATGGGATTGCTTATAGGCCTTCTGAATCTGGTTCAAGAGACACACTTATTATTGAAGCAGGAGAAGGAGAGGGAATCTATATGGCTGACTTCCCTATTGATGAAATTAGAGAGTATAGAAGTTGGGAAGTTCATGGCAATGCATATCGTCGTCCACAGAAATACCAATTACTTACTTCAAAAAATATAAAAGAACCCTTTGTCAGACAGGACTATAGAGAATAA